A stretch of Equus przewalskii isolate Varuska chromosome 11, EquPr2, whole genome shotgun sequence DNA encodes these proteins:
- the LOC103562674 gene encoding olfactory receptor 5M3-like, protein MLNFTNVTEFILLGLTSHREWQVLFFIIFVVVYLITLVGNIGMIVLVKISPQLNSPMYFFLSHLSFVDVCFSSNITPKMLENLLSETKTISYAGCLIQCFFFIALVHVEIFILAIMVLDRYMAIGNPLLHGSKMSRVVCIRLIYFPYIYGFVISLAATLWTYGLYFRGKIEINHFYCADPPLIKLACAGTFVKEYTMIILAGINFTYTLTVVIISYLFILVAILRMQSVEGRRKAFSTCGSHLTAVIIFYGTLIFMYLRHPTEESVEQGKMAAVFYTTVIPMLNPMIYSLRNKDVKDAMYKVISRTCLIK, encoded by the coding sequence ATGCTCAACTTCACCAACGTGACAGAGTTTATTCTTTTGGGACTAACCAGTCATCGGGAATGGCAAGTTCTGTTCTTCATCATTTTCGTAGTGGTCTATCTTATTACCCTGGTGGGTAATATTGGCATGATCGTGTTAGTTAAGATCAGTCCACAGCTTAACAgtcccatgtactttttcctcagtCATTTGTCATTTGTTGATGTGTGCTTTTCTTCCAACATCACCCCTAAAATGTTGGAAAACCTGTTATCAGAGACAAAAACTATTTCTTATGCTGGTTGTTTAATCCAGTGTTTTTTCTTCATTGCCCTTGTCCATGTAGAAATTTTTATTCTTGCTATAATGGTCCTTGATAGATATATGGCAATTGGAAACCCTCTGCTCCATGGCAGCAAAATGTCAAGGGTTGTCTGTATTCGACTGATTTATTTCCCTTACATATATGGTTTTGTGATCAGTCTGGCAGCAACATTATGGACTTATGGCTTGTACTTCCGTGGGAAAATTGAGATCAACCACTTCTACTGTGCAGACCCACCTCTCATCAAACTGGCCTGCGCTGGGACCTTTGTAAAAGAATACACAATGATCATACTGGCAGGCATTAACTTCACATATACTCTGACTGTAGTGATCATTTCGTATCTGTTCATTCTTGTTGCCATTCTACGGATGCAGTCAGTGGAAGGAAGGCGGAAGGCTTTTTCCACCTGTGGGTCCCATTTGACAGCTGTCATCATATTTTATGGAACTCTTATCTTTATGTATCTCAGACATCCCACAGAGGAGTCTGTGGAGCAGGGGAAAATGGCGGCTGTGTTTTATACCACGGTTATCCCTATGTTGAATCCCATGATCTACAGTCTCAggaacaaggatgtgaaagatGCCATGTACAAAGTGATCAGCAGAACATGTTtaataaaatag